The Brassica napus cultivar Da-Ae chromosome C7, Da-Ae, whole genome shotgun sequence genome has a segment encoding these proteins:
- the LOC106408474 gene encoding S-protein homolog 9 — protein sequence MNRFSCFLLTIALIVGSSNAIWEKNSLHFKSSLRPGNTLRIRCLSNDDDLGVHLLSPGQTYDFSFHDSILKTYFDCTLDQGPNFSFHASFTAYKSGGGIIRYGKTNFWDAREDGMYFTHGQEAPKLEYKWIHV from the coding sequence ATGAATAGGTTCTCGTGCTTTTTGCTTACCATTGCATTGATCGTTGGGTCTAGTAACGCAATCTGGGAAAAAAACAGTCTCCACTTCAAAAGTTCTCTTCGTCCGGGCAATACACTGAGGATTCGTTGTCTATCGAACGACGACGACTTGGGTGTTCATTTGTTGAGCCCTGGACAGACCTACGATTTTAGTTTTCATGATAGTATTTTGAAGACCTATTTCGATTGTACCTTAGACCAGGGTCCTAATTTCTCGTTTCATGCAAGTTTTACAGCTTATAAAAGTGGTGGTGGCATTATTCGTTATGGTAAGACCAACTTTTGGGATGCTAGAGAAGATGGCATGTACTTCACACACGGTCAGGAAGCTCCCAAGTTAGAGTATAAGTGGATACATGTTTAA
- the LOC106410743 gene encoding uncharacterized sugar kinase slr0537, producing the protein MAALSLLSPIPSSASLPPIYSLYHFKGTLQSNKTSSTSIFSGFRSSWSLRNDSKAEKRQLGLMVARNGGGGELDDMDEGQIENICGQDEDDEEWTQAHASSSSPERWDVLGLGQAMVDFSGVVDDAFLEKLDLEKGTRKLINHEERGRVLQAMDGCSYKAAAGGSLSNTLVALARLGCPSITDRPLNVAMAGSIAGDPLGSFYRTKLRRANINFLSAPIMDGTTGTVIVLTTPDAQRTMLAYQGTSSVVNYDSCLASLISKTNVFVVEGYLFELPDTIRTITKACEEAHRNGALVAVTASDVSCIERHYDDFWDIVGNYADIIFANSDEARAFCHFSADESPISATRYLSHFVPFVSVTDGINGSYIGAKGEAIYIPPSPCVPVDTCGAGDAYASGILYGILRGVTDLKGMGELAATIAATVVGQQGTRLRVQDAVELARSHDFRLNSVGTDVGS; encoded by the exons ATGGCCGCcctttctctcctctctccaaTTCCTTCCTCTGCCTCTCTTCCTCCTATTTACTCCCTATATCACTTCAAAGGAACCCTTCAAAGCAACAAAACCTCCTCAACCTCCATTTTCAGCGGTTTCAGAAGCTCGTGGAGCCTGAGGAATGATTCCAAGGCGGAGAAGAGGCAGCTTGGTCTCATGGTTGCTAGAAACGGTGGAGGAGGAGAATTGGATGATATGGATGAAGGCCAAATCGAAAACATCTGTGGTCAAGACGAAGATGACGAGGAATGGACACAAGCccatgcttcttcttcttcccctgaGAGATGGGATGTTCTGGGTCTCGGCCAAGCCATG GTAGATTTCTCTGGAGTTGTGGATGATGCGTTTCTAGAGAAGCTAGACTTGGAAAAAGGAACGAGGAAGCTGATTAACCACGAGGAGAGGGGTAGAGTCTTGCAAGCAATGGATGGTTGCAGCTACAAGGCTGCAGCTGGAGGGTCCTTGTCCAACACTCTTGTTGCTTTGGCGAGATTAGGTTGTCCTTCAATCACTGACCGCCCTTTGAATGTCGCTATGGCTGGTAGTATTGCTGGTGACCCTCTCGGTAGCTTTTACAG GACTAAATTACGGCGagcaaatataaattttctttctgCTCCAATCATGGATGGAACAACAGGGACAGTGATTGTTCTCACAACTCCTGATGCACAGCGTACCATGCTTGCATATCAG GGAACATCTTCTGTGGTTAATTATGATTCTTGTTTGGCTAGTTTGATATCCAAGACAAATGTCTTTGTTGTGGAAGGCTACTTGTTTGAGCTTCCTGATACTATAAGGACCATAACCAAAGCCTGTGAAGAAGCACACAGAAACGGAGCCCTTGTTGCTGTGACTGCATCAGATGTGTCTTGCATTGAGAGGCACTATGATGATTTCTG GGACATTGTGGGCAACTATGCAGACATTATATTTGCCAACAGCGATGAAGCAAGAGCGTTTTGTCACTTCTCCGCAGATGAAAGCCCTATTTCAGCTACAAGGTACTTGAGCCACTTTGTCCCATTTGTTTCAGTGACCGATGGAATCAACGGGTCATACATTGGAGCCAAAGGAGAAGCCATATACATTCCTCCATCACCGTGCGTGCCGGTTGACACGTGTGGTGCTGGAGACGCATACGCTTCAGGGATCTTATACGGTATCTTGAGAGGTGTCACTGACTTGAAAGGAATGGGAGAGTTGGCTGCTACGATTGCAGCCACTGTGGTTGGTCAACAGGGAACCAGGCTTAGGGTTCAGGATGCGGTAGAGCTGGCTCGGTCACATGACTTCCGCCTCAACAGTGTTGGAACTGATGTTGGGTCTTGA
- the BNAC07G50400D gene encoding uncharacterized protein BNAC07G50400D isoform X1, translating into MSTRRNNNGFSKAEKVCGPNWILIAGGALLSTLSIRFGWRLRQSSLDFNPQIQSNASLGFKANGTSERGIFLGCCLHSSKSSCAHNDEYCCFHSIPGTEHVEGKEETNGHMISASDTSLPLVTLPAPSYGKENGVMWTSSPDRLELPPKPYNHHSTCSDSPCVSETSSDIFSKREVIQKLRQQLKRRDDMILEMQEQNLVLQNSYNAQRAHSSHLQAQLDSMNRDLFESEREVERLRKAIADHSVGCTGSNGKTSPVAPWSNGFMESENNYESQEKGSRDGERIEMLRKEVEELKEVIDGKEYLLRNYKEQKNELSQKVKELQQRLDSQFPNIL; encoded by the exons ATGAGCACACGAAGAAACAACAACGGCTTTTCCAAAGCTGAGAAAGTTTGTGGGCCGAATTGGATCTTAATTGCAGGGGGTGCCTTGTTGAGCACTTTGTCCATCCGCTTTGGCTGGAGACTTAGGCAGTCGTCTCTTGATTTCAACCCTCAAATTCAATCCAATGCCTCTCTTGGATTCAAAG CTAATGGAACATCTGAGAGGGGAATTTTTTTAGGTTGTTGTTTGCACTCCAGCAAATCTTCATGTGCACATAATGATGAGTATTGTTGCTTCCACTCCATTCCAG GAACTGAGCATGTCGAGGGGAAAGAGGAGACAAACGGGCACATGATATCTGCATCTGACACTTCACTGCCTCTTGTAACCCTTCCTGCTCCATCATACGGCAAAGAGAACGGGGTCATGTGGACTTCTTCTCCTGATCGCCTGGAACTTCCTCCGAAACCATACAATCACCATTCCACCTGCTCGGATTCACCTTGCGTGTCTGAAACCAGCTCAGACATCTTCAGCAAACGAGAAGTAATACAGAAACTGAGGCAACAGCTGAAGAGGCGCGACGACATGATACTTGAAATGCAGGAACAGAATCTAGTGCTGCAAAACTCGTACAACGCACAGAGGGCACACTCTAGCCATCTCCAGGCACAGCTAGACTCGATGAACAGAGATCTGTTCGAATCAGAAAGGGAAGTTGAGAGACTGAGAAAAGCAATCGCTGATCACAGCGTGGGATGCACAGGTAGCAACGGCAAGACATCTCCTGTTGCACCTTGGAGTAACGGGTTTATGGAGAGCGAGAACAATTATGAGTCGCAGGAAAAGGGATCAAGGGATGGAGAGAGAATAGAGATGTTGAGAAAGGAAGTGGAGGAGCTTAAAGAAGTGATAGATGGAAAAGAGTATCTACTAAGGAACTATAAAGAGCAGAAGAATGAGCTATCACAGAAGGTGAAAGAGTTGCAGCAGAGATTGGACTCGCAGTTCCCAAACATACTGTAG
- the BNAC07G50400D gene encoding uncharacterized protein BNAC07G50400D isoform X2, whose translation MSTRRNNNGFSKAEKVCGPNWILIAGGALLSTLSIRFGWRLRQSSLDFNPQIQSNASLGFKGCCLHSSKSSCAHNDEYCCFHSIPGTEHVEGKEETNGHMISASDTSLPLVTLPAPSYGKENGVMWTSSPDRLELPPKPYNHHSTCSDSPCVSETSSDIFSKREVIQKLRQQLKRRDDMILEMQEQNLVLQNSYNAQRAHSSHLQAQLDSMNRDLFESEREVERLRKAIADHSVGCTGSNGKTSPVAPWSNGFMESENNYESQEKGSRDGERIEMLRKEVEELKEVIDGKEYLLRNYKEQKNELSQKVKELQQRLDSQFPNIL comes from the exons ATGAGCACACGAAGAAACAACAACGGCTTTTCCAAAGCTGAGAAAGTTTGTGGGCCGAATTGGATCTTAATTGCAGGGGGTGCCTTGTTGAGCACTTTGTCCATCCGCTTTGGCTGGAGACTTAGGCAGTCGTCTCTTGATTTCAACCCTCAAATTCAATCCAATGCCTCTCTTGGATTCAAAG GTTGTTGTTTGCACTCCAGCAAATCTTCATGTGCACATAATGATGAGTATTGTTGCTTCCACTCCATTCCAG GAACTGAGCATGTCGAGGGGAAAGAGGAGACAAACGGGCACATGATATCTGCATCTGACACTTCACTGCCTCTTGTAACCCTTCCTGCTCCATCATACGGCAAAGAGAACGGGGTCATGTGGACTTCTTCTCCTGATCGCCTGGAACTTCCTCCGAAACCATACAATCACCATTCCACCTGCTCGGATTCACCTTGCGTGTCTGAAACCAGCTCAGACATCTTCAGCAAACGAGAAGTAATACAGAAACTGAGGCAACAGCTGAAGAGGCGCGACGACATGATACTTGAAATGCAGGAACAGAATCTAGTGCTGCAAAACTCGTACAACGCACAGAGGGCACACTCTAGCCATCTCCAGGCACAGCTAGACTCGATGAACAGAGATCTGTTCGAATCAGAAAGGGAAGTTGAGAGACTGAGAAAAGCAATCGCTGATCACAGCGTGGGATGCACAGGTAGCAACGGCAAGACATCTCCTGTTGCACCTTGGAGTAACGGGTTTATGGAGAGCGAGAACAATTATGAGTCGCAGGAAAAGGGATCAAGGGATGGAGAGAGAATAGAGATGTTGAGAAAGGAAGTGGAGGAGCTTAAAGAAGTGATAGATGGAAAAGAGTATCTACTAAGGAACTATAAAGAGCAGAAGAATGAGCTATCACAGAAGGTGAAAGAGTTGCAGCAGAGATTGGACTCGCAGTTCCCAAACATACTGTAG